A genomic stretch from Marinitoga litoralis includes:
- a CDS encoding GGDEF domain-containing protein translates to MKKRFLIVSLAILSFLFILYIIKYSYSPKGYLLDFPIFYEITKSPVEKEFEVVFDKTDYDSIIFPRLSYNEISVYLNDVLIYENGYKYSSLWNKAFYVVFDKNLLKEKNKLKIKLKGLYDIGIHKKIFLTDRMTAIKKVYFLNFLNENIYLISLGAAIVLGVILLIISGYNNLKYFKYIGLSSLFAGIYIFDIISRLYNGGFLLAFILRKIFLISFFISSILILIGIEYYFFNRIKSKIMVYFTLISIFLVLLSPNFYYLKLFTNYLNLIAMANLMIVTYWIFKSKNIYLLFPVTFLTITSIHSILILLLKLNEPLIFGYGVLAATLGFGFSLVLEYKYVVEKNKILIDKALIDPLTGAYNRNVFENNKFKGYFAIIDIDDLKKINDKFGHSKGDEILKNFVDIAKNNLRNTDYIIRLGGDEFAIITDSENIKKIIERIRKIYNEKTGFDFSYGISSFNEKNYYELADKNLYNMKHSNKKMTS, encoded by the coding sequence TTGAAAAAAAGATTTTTAATTGTTTCATTAGCTATTTTATCTTTTTTGTTTATTTTATATATAATTAAATATTCCTATTCTCCAAAAGGTTATCTTTTGGATTTTCCTATTTTTTATGAAATTACAAAATCTCCTGTAGAAAAAGAGTTCGAAGTAGTTTTTGATAAAACAGATTATGATTCAATTATATTTCCAAGATTATCCTATAATGAAATATCTGTTTATTTAAATGATGTATTAATATATGAAAATGGTTATAAATATTCAAGTTTGTGGAATAAGGCTTTTTATGTAGTTTTTGATAAGAACTTATTAAAAGAAAAAAACAAACTAAAAATTAAATTAAAAGGATTATATGATATTGGAATTCATAAAAAAATATTTTTAACAGATAGAATGACTGCAATAAAAAAAGTTTATTTTTTAAATTTTCTTAATGAAAATATATATCTAATATCCTTAGGAGCAGCTATAGTATTGGGGGTAATATTACTAATTATCTCAGGATATAACAATTTAAAATATTTTAAATACATTGGATTATCTTCTTTATTTGCAGGAATATATATTTTTGACATTATTAGTAGATTATATAACGGAGGTTTTTTGCTTGCATTTATTCTTAGAAAAATATTTTTGATTTCATTTTTTATAAGTAGTATATTAATTCTTATTGGAATTGAATATTATTTCTTTAATAGAATTAAATCGAAAATAATGGTTTATTTTACTTTGATTTCGATATTCTTAGTTCTTTTATCGCCAAACTTTTATTATCTAAAATTATTTACTAATTATTTGAACTTAATAGCAATGGCAAACTTAATGATTGTTACATATTGGATTTTTAAATCAAAAAATATTTATTTGTTATTTCCTGTAACGTTCTTAACTATTACTTCTATTCATTCTATATTAATTTTATTATTGAAATTAAATGAACCTTTGATTTTTGGATATGGAGTTTTAGCTGCAACTTTAGGGTTTGGTTTTTCACTTGTATTAGAATATAAATATGTAGTAGAAAAAAATAAAATACTAATAGATAAAGCTTTAATTGATCCACTTACTGGAGCATATAATAGAAATGTTTTCGAGAATAACAAATTCAAAGGCTATTTTGCAATAATTGATATTGATGATTTAAAAAAGATAAATGATAAATTTGGTCATTCAAAAGGTGATGAAATACTTAAAAATTTCGTCGATATTGCAAAAAATAATTTAAGAAATACCGATTATATTATTAGATTAGGTGGAGATGAATTTGCTATAATTACAGATTCAGAAAATATTAAAAAAATTATTGAAAGAATTAGAAAAATATATAATGAAAAAACTGGATTTGATTTTTCTTACGGTATTTCATCTTTTAATGAAAAGAATTATTATGAATTAGCTGATAAAAATTTATATAACATGAAACATTCGAATAAAAAAATGACTAGCTAG
- the murB gene encoding UDP-N-acetylmuramate dehydrogenase, with protein MNIDLKYLYSLGNTILINEPLKMHTTIKVGGITPYYIIPKTKQIFINTLDYIIENKINFKIIGGGANLLINDDTLNFVVLSTEYLTGYSLNENILISEVGIPISRLSYIAMENSLSGLEFAVGIPGSLGGALFMNAGAYGGQMSDIVTEVEAYDIIERKTIILKKELLNFNYRKSIFQERRYISLSAKINLYKKDITNIKNKMKELSEKRWEKQPLEFPSAGSFFKRPKPDFYVGTTIEKLGLKGFSIGDAEVSNKHAGFIINKGNAKFEDIINLAEKIKKVVKEKYGEDLEIEPEIWW; from the coding sequence GTGAATATTGATTTGAAATATTTATATTCACTGGGAAATACTATTTTAATCAATGAACCTTTAAAAATGCATACCACAATTAAAGTTGGTGGTATTACTCCTTATTATATAATTCCAAAAACAAAACAAATTTTTATTAATACTTTAGATTATATAATTGAAAATAAAATAAATTTTAAAATCATTGGCGGTGGCGCCAATTTATTAATTAACGATGATACTTTGAATTTTGTTGTTCTAAGTACTGAATATCTTACAGGATATTCCTTAAACGAAAATATCTTAATTAGCGAGGTTGGAATTCCGATTTCAAGATTATCATACATAGCAATGGAGAATTCATTATCCGGATTAGAATTCGCTGTAGGAATACCTGGATCATTGGGTGGAGCGTTATTTATGAACGCTGGAGCATATGGAGGGCAAATGTCAGATATTGTAACTGAGGTTGAAGCTTATGATATAATTGAAAGAAAAACAATTATATTAAAGAAGGAATTACTAAATTTCAATTACAGAAAAAGCATTTTCCAAGAAAGAAGATATATCTCATTAAGCGCAAAAATAAATTTATATAAAAAAGATATAACTAATATAAAAAATAAAATGAAAGAATTATCAGAAAAAAGATGGGAAAAACAACCTTTAGAATTCCCTAGTGCAGGCAGTTTCTTTAAAAGACCTAAACCCGATTTTTATGTTGGTACTACAATTGAAAAATTAGGGTTAAAAGGTTTTTCTATTGGAGATGCTGAAGTTTCTAATAAGCATGCTGGATTTATTATTAATAAAGGGAATGCTAAGTTTGAAGATATTATTAATCTAGCTGAAAAAATTAAAAAAGTGGTTAAAGAAAAGTATGGTGAAGATTTAGAAATAGAACCAGAAATATGGTGGTAA
- a CDS encoding Fur family transcriptional regulator — MNDKNQISNISEILRENGISPSLQRIQVYKYLLENHTHPNVDTIYKDLVHIIPTLSKTTVYNTLKLFQSKGLVSVLTIDENEARFDINTHIHGHFKCINCNKIFDFDVESIKIDPKIEKENKIIDEQFYIKGFCKECLENEEI, encoded by the coding sequence ATGAATGATAAAAATCAAATTAGCAATATTAGCGAGATATTAAGGGAAAATGGAATTTCTCCTTCTTTACAAAGAATTCAAGTGTATAAATATTTATTAGAAAATCACACTCACCCTAATGTTGATACAATTTATAAAGATTTGGTTCATATTATCCCCACTTTATCAAAAACTACTGTATATAATACATTGAAGCTTTTTCAATCAAAGGGGTTAGTTTCCGTTTTGACTATAGACGAAAATGAAGCAAGATTTGATATTAACACACATATACATGGACATTTTAAATGTATTAATTGTAATAAAATTTTTGATTTTGACGTAGAAAGCATAAAAATAGATCCTAAAATAGAAAAAGAAAATAAAATAATTGATGAGCAGTTCTATATAAAAGGTTTTTGTAAAGAATGCTTAGAAAATGAAGAAATTTAA
- a CDS encoding tetratricopeptide repeat protein: MKRRIIILFLVLAFSFVYAEGFTKLYEEFKVINSYHNVEGMKSLLGKLEKYTDDSSILALYCNALTEYANWGVKDEEKESIYSKAVEIGEKAVSLDPNNGYAHYSLGAAIGRLAQYKGIVSSLFMLGDFDEHIKKAIELDPSLYTAYIAMGMRYRDVPWPMNNYKKSEEYFFKAAEIEPEYVNTYYELGVLYKVWKKYDKAKDMFEKVIKMPLHPDWIEQGKEAKENSKKELNDLK, from the coding sequence ATGAAGAGGCGAATTATTATATTATTTTTAGTATTAGCTTTTAGTTTTGTTTATGCAGAAGGTTTTACAAAATTATACGAAGAATTTAAGGTTATTAATAGTTATCATAATGTTGAGGGTATGAAAAGTTTATTAGGTAAATTAGAAAAATATACTGACGATTCATCAATATTAGCATTATATTGTAATGCTCTAACAGAATATGCAAATTGGGGAGTTAAGGATGAAGAAAAAGAGAGTATTTATAGTAAAGCTGTAGAAATAGGCGAAAAAGCTGTATCTTTAGATCCTAATAATGGTTATGCTCACTATTCTTTAGGAGCAGCTATAGGTAGATTAGCACAATATAAAGGTATAGTTTCTAGTTTGTTTATGCTTGGAGATTTTGACGAACACATAAAAAAAGCAATTGAATTGGATCCAAGTTTATATACAGCATATATTGCAATGGGTATGAGATATAGAGATGTTCCGTGGCCAATGAATAATTATAAAAAATCCGAGGAATACTTTTTTAAAGCTGCTGAAATAGAGCCTGAATATGTAAATACATACTATGAATTAGGGGTTTTATATAAAGTTTGGAAAAAATATGATAAAGCCAAAGATATGTTCGAAAAAGTAATAAAGATGCCGTTACATCCAGATTGGATCGAACAAGGGAAAGAAGCCAAAGAAAATTCAAAAAAAGAATTAAATGATTTAAAATAA
- a CDS encoding inorganic phosphate transporter: MWLYLIPAMFFGWSLGANDAANIFGTAVSNKIVKYRTATIISAIFILLGAILGGAKGIETISSVTSQSLLSGSISVLSAAITMTIMTYIGVPVSSSQAIVGSIMAVGLMEGGVNWAVILKLVLAWVGTPIGGMIFGFISFKILSIPFNMIKSIYVKERVVQIATLIIGAYGAYSLGANNVANITGVFADTIGIQMAALIGGLAISFGVLTYSYKVMMTVGTQIIELDYFSAAIAVLGESITVWIYALLGIPVSTSQAIVGAVIGAGYARGSRLTNKKVLLKILSAWINTPVSAGIITALIYFILKSVFKITI, from the coding sequence ATGTGGCTATACTTAATTCCAGCAATGTTTTTTGGGTGGTCTTTAGGGGCAAATGATGCTGCTAATATATTTGGAACAGCAGTTTCCAATAAAATTGTAAAATATAGAACTGCTACTATTATTTCTGCAATATTTATATTATTAGGAGCTATACTAGGTGGGGCAAAAGGTATTGAAACAATTAGTAGCGTTACTTCCCAAAGTTTGCTTTCTGGTTCTATTTCCGTTTTATCAGCAGCTATTACAATGACTATAATGACTTATATTGGAGTGCCTGTTTCTTCGTCTCAAGCAATTGTTGGTTCGATTATGGCTGTTGGATTAATGGAAGGCGGGGTGAATTGGGCAGTCATATTAAAATTAGTTTTGGCTTGGGTTGGTACTCCAATTGGAGGAATGATTTTTGGATTCATATCATTTAAAATTTTATCTATACCTTTTAATATGATAAAATCTATATATGTAAAAGAAAGAGTAGTTCAAATTGCAACTTTAATAATTGGTGCATATGGAGCTTATTCTTTGGGGGCAAACAATGTAGCAAACATCACTGGTGTTTTTGCGGATACTATAGGTATTCAAATGGCAGCATTAATAGGTGGTTTAGCGATTTCTTTTGGTGTTTTAACTTATAGTTATAAGGTTATGATGACTGTTGGAACTCAAATAATAGAATTAGATTATTTTTCTGCTGCAATAGCAGTTTTAGGTGAATCTATAACAGTTTGGATTTATGCATTATTAGGAATTCCCGTGTCTACATCACAAGCAATCGTTGGTGCTGTAATTGGAGCAGGGTATGCTAGAGGTTCTAGGCTTACAAATAAAAAAGTATTATTAAAAATTTTAAGTGCATGGATTAATACACCGGTTTCTGCTGGAATAATTACAGCATTGATATATTTTATATTAAAATCAGTTTTTAAAATAACAATATAA
- a CDS encoding TIGR00153 family protein yields MGLFFGKKEKNIIDLFNKHLEAVDYTIQALVDLIKNLDEDMSRIRELAEQVRNAETEADHIRRQAESEMYSGAFLPNFRGDLLGTIEAMDRIANKAESVADEIELQSIRVPKEILEDLIELILKSQVTYRAVKEAAKEMFEDFEKANEMILKTENYEHETDIIERNTIRKIFSLDISLPEKMQLKKLVHRIADISDTSEDVSDRIQIIIYKRKV; encoded by the coding sequence ATGGGATTGTTTTTTGGAAAAAAAGAAAAAAATATTATTGATTTATTTAATAAACATCTTGAAGCTGTAGATTATACTATACAAGCGCTTGTAGATTTAATAAAAAATTTGGACGAAGATATGTCTCGCATTAGAGAATTAGCTGAACAAGTTAGAAATGCAGAAACTGAAGCTGACCATATTAGGAGGCAAGCAGAATCAGAAATGTATTCTGGAGCATTTTTGCCTAATTTTAGAGGTGATTTGTTAGGGACAATTGAGGCAATGGATAGAATTGCTAATAAAGCTGAATCAGTTGCTGATGAAATAGAATTGCAGTCAATTAGAGTACCTAAAGAAATATTGGAAGACTTAATTGAATTAATACTAAAATCTCAAGTTACATATAGAGCTGTAAAGGAAGCAGCTAAAGAAATGTTTGAGGATTTTGAAAAAGCAAATGAAATGATATTAAAAACAGAAAATTATGAGCATGAAACCGACATTATAGAAAGAAATACAATAAGAAAAATATTTTCTTTAGATATTTCTCTTCCAGAAAAAATGCAATTAAAAAAATTAGTTCATAGAATAGCGGATATTTCAGATACTTCTGAAGATGTTTCAGATAGAATTCAGATTATAATATATAAAAGAAAAGTATAG
- a CDS encoding DNA repair protein RecN, giving the protein MIHSLAVKNFGLFKEVNIDFSEGLNVITGESGAGKSMLIKALISILSGNIPKNLRNENGAISAYITISDEIKKELKDYLYIENNEIIINVNFNEKRSVFRVNGEIVPKNVLAKIGSYIMEVHTQDSQVLLRNPKYHNTIAFNIFKENFEDLIIEYNKKYLEYLNLKEKLNNIPSDPSEIYRKIDILNFQIEEIERISPKENEDEELKMEYKKLSNVEEIKNKLEKSLAILKDNDENVDVLIGEIIEDISHISDYGFEKELDFAVSIQDMINELYSNLESKLYDLDLDPERLNEVSNRLNDIMNLKRKYGPTLEDVFDNLDNFKSELNELNDLEKIINEINPLIEKKRNELFKLGEKIKQKGEKVLKELEIKIKNELNSLNMENAEIVFSFDKLKEPSKFGTYSIRILAKTNPQSNYLPLEKIASGGELSRIILAIEKSLGEIHLVETMLFDEIDSGVGQRLADVIGKKLKDFSNLKQLIVITHMPQVANYADKHYKIFKEEKDNEIYSVIKELNEEERLIEIKEMYGEIVFGEVE; this is encoded by the coding sequence ATGATACATTCATTGGCTGTAAAAAATTTTGGATTATTCAAAGAAGTAAACATAGATTTTTCAGAAGGATTAAATGTTATAACAGGAGAATCTGGTGCAGGAAAATCAATGTTGATAAAGGCTTTAATTTCTATTTTAAGCGGAAACATACCAAAAAATTTGAGAAATGAAAATGGGGCTATTTCTGCATATATTACTATTTCTGATGAAATAAAAAAAGAATTAAAAGATTACTTATATATTGAAAATAATGAAATTATTATAAATGTAAACTTTAACGAAAAAAGATCAGTATTTAGAGTTAATGGTGAAATTGTACCCAAAAATGTTTTAGCTAAAATAGGTTCATATATAATGGAAGTTCATACTCAAGATTCTCAAGTATTATTAAGGAATCCTAAATATCATAATACTATAGCTTTTAATATATTCAAAGAAAATTTTGAAGATTTAATAATTGAATATAATAAAAAATATTTAGAATATTTGAATTTAAAAGAAAAATTAAATAATATCCCTTCTGACCCTTCTGAAATATATAGAAAAATTGATATATTAAATTTTCAAATAGAAGAAATAGAACGTATATCTCCAAAAGAAAATGAAGATGAAGAACTAAAGATGGAATATAAAAAATTAAGTAATGTTGAAGAAATTAAAAATAAATTAGAAAAATCATTAGCAATTTTAAAGGATAATGATGAAAATGTTGATGTACTAATAGGAGAAATAATAGAAGATATATCACACATTTCAGATTACGGTTTTGAAAAAGAATTAGATTTTGCTGTTTCAATACAAGATATGATAAACGAATTATATAGCAATTTAGAATCAAAATTGTACGATTTAGATTTAGATCCAGAAAGATTAAATGAAGTTTCTAATAGACTTAATGATATTATGAATTTAAAGAGAAAATATGGACCTACTTTAGAAGATGTTTTTGATAATTTAGACAATTTCAAATCAGAATTAAATGAATTAAATGATTTGGAAAAGATTATAAACGAGATTAATCCTTTAATCGAGAAAAAGAGAAATGAATTATTTAAATTAGGAGAAAAAATTAAACAAAAAGGGGAAAAAGTTTTAAAAGAATTAGAAATAAAAATCAAAAATGAATTAAATTCATTAAATATGGAAAATGCGGAAATTGTTTTTTCATTCGATAAATTAAAAGAACCTAGTAAATTTGGAACATATAGTATCAGAATATTAGCAAAAACAAATCCTCAATCGAACTATTTACCATTAGAAAAAATTGCATCTGGAGGGGAATTATCCAGAATTATATTAGCCATTGAAAAATCTCTTGGAGAAATACATCTTGTTGAAACTATGTTATTTGACGAAATCGATTCTGGTGTTGGACAAAGACTTGCTGATGTAATTGGTAAAAAATTAAAGGATTTTTCAAATTTAAAACAATTAATAGTTATAACACATATGCCTCAGGTTGCTAATTATGCAGATAAACATTATAAAATATTTAAAGAAGAAAAAGATAATGAAATCTACTCAGTAATTAAAGAATTAAATGAAGAAGAAAGATTAATTGAAATAAAGGAAATGTATGGTGAAATTGTATTTGGCGAGGTGGAATAA
- the rnr gene encoding ribonuclease R → MEKSIKEIIIKIIKEKPLLQKEIYDKLKLKTKEEKRKIRNILNELLDDGELYKNSKNKYCIPGKNMKIGIIEFTRRGSMAFVTTKNGDEIAITLENVKDAMHKDLVLVEIIGNWRDLPKGKVLRVLKRGLNKVVGIFEQKKLFGFVLPIDQKINTDFYVSPENFNKAKPGQIVEAEIIKYTHKNPEVKITKIIGDVNEPKVDLPIVIIKHDLPEPGIFPENVMKEALKIPKTIQEKDLKGRKDFRDEVIVTIDGDTAKDFDDAVQVKKLENGNYLLGVHIADVSHYVKENSKLDKEAFKRGTSVYLIDTVIPMLPHELSDWICSLVENEDRLTMSLIMEIDKHGDVVNYDVYNGVIRSKKRLTYNKVNKLLNNEADEELEKEIGWLRPDLELMKELMEIIRENRKRRGAILDIEGGEVKFIFDEKGNVEDIIPVERGISEVIIEEFMIKANETIASIFDSQGLPFIYRIHEEPDPDMLLQLKNYLEIMGLKYRFPKNIHPKLLQDMLEHLKDHPLKKSIQKLLVRSLKRAVYSDLNVGHFGLASENYTHFTSPIRRYPDLIVHRLLKKYLKNNGTLSNSEIEKYTKLLPEIAAYSSKRERVANEAEWDLADMKKVEYIMSHMDEIFEVFITNITKFGMFAEIPDKFIQGLIHVSTMDDYYVYNEKQNVLIGERTKKVYRLGDKVKVRVKNANKLTAEIDFEIVKKDDDKLEKELKKMYPNAKVKIKKKRKK, encoded by the coding sequence ATGGAAAAAAGTATAAAAGAAATAATTATAAAAATAATTAAAGAAAAACCATTGTTACAAAAGGAAATATATGACAAGTTAAAATTAAAAACCAAAGAAGAAAAAAGAAAGATAAGAAATATTTTAAATGAATTATTAGATGATGGAGAATTGTATAAAAACTCTAAAAATAAGTATTGTATTCCTGGTAAAAATATGAAAATTGGAATTATTGAATTTACTAGAAGAGGTAGTATGGCATTTGTTACTACAAAAAATGGTGATGAAATAGCAATAACATTGGAAAATGTGAAGGATGCTATGCATAAAGATTTAGTTTTAGTTGAAATAATAGGTAATTGGAGAGATTTACCAAAAGGAAAAGTTTTAAGAGTGTTAAAAAGAGGATTAAATAAGGTTGTTGGGATTTTTGAACAAAAAAAGCTTTTTGGTTTTGTATTACCAATTGATCAAAAAATAAATACAGATTTTTATGTATCTCCTGAAAATTTCAACAAAGCCAAACCTGGCCAAATTGTAGAAGCTGAAATAATAAAATATACACACAAAAATCCTGAAGTAAAAATAACAAAAATAATAGGGGATGTTAATGAACCTAAAGTGGATTTACCAATTGTAATTATTAAACACGATTTGCCAGAGCCTGGTATATTTCCTGAAAATGTAATGAAAGAAGCATTGAAAATACCAAAAACTATACAAGAAAAGGATTTAAAAGGAAGGAAAGATTTTAGAGATGAAGTAATTGTTACAATTGATGGAGACACTGCGAAAGACTTCGATGATGCAGTACAAGTAAAGAAATTGGAAAATGGCAATTATTTATTAGGTGTTCATATTGCTGATGTATCTCATTATGTTAAAGAAAATTCTAAATTAGATAAGGAAGCATTTAAAAGAGGAACTAGTGTTTATTTGATTGATACAGTAATACCAATGTTACCTCATGAATTATCTGATTGGATATGTTCTTTAGTAGAAAATGAAGATAGATTAACTATGTCTCTTATTATGGAAATAGATAAACATGGTGATGTGGTAAATTATGATGTATATAATGGAGTAATTAGAAGTAAGAAGAGATTAACATATAATAAGGTAAATAAATTGTTAAACAATGAAGCAGATGAGGAGTTGGAAAAGGAAATAGGTTGGCTTAGACCTGATTTGGAATTAATGAAAGAATTAATGGAAATAATTAGAGAAAATAGAAAAAGAAGAGGAGCTATATTAGATATAGAAGGTGGAGAAGTTAAATTTATATTTGATGAAAAAGGAAATGTTGAAGATATAATTCCTGTGGAAAGAGGTATTTCGGAAGTTATCATTGAAGAATTTATGATAAAAGCTAATGAAACTATAGCTTCAATTTTCGATTCACAAGGTTTACCATTTATATATAGAATTCACGAAGAACCAGATCCAGATATGTTATTACAATTAAAAAACTATTTGGAGATAATGGGTTTGAAATATCGATTTCCTAAAAATATTCATCCAAAATTATTACAAGATATGTTGGAACATTTAAAAGATCATCCTTTGAAAAAAAGTATTCAAAAACTTCTAGTTAGATCTTTAAAAAGAGCTGTGTATTCAGATTTAAATGTTGGACATTTTGGATTAGCTTCTGAAAATTATACCCATTTCACATCACCTATAAGAAGATATCCTGATCTAATAGTACATAGATTATTGAAAAAATATCTAAAAAATAACGGAACTTTAAGTAATAGTGAAATTGAAAAATATACAAAATTATTACCAGAAATTGCAGCGTATTCATCTAAGAGGGAAAGAGTTGCCAATGAAGCTGAATGGGATTTAGCTGATATGAAAAAAGTTGAATATATTATGAGCCACATGGATGAAATATTCGAAGTATTTATTACAAATATAACAAAATTTGGTATGTTTGCCGAAATCCCAGATAAATTTATTCAAGGTTTGATTCATGTTTCTACAATGGATGATTATTATGTATATAATGAGAAACAGAATGTATTAATAGGTGAAAGAACAAAGAAGGTATATAGACTTGGAGATAAAGTAAAAGTTAGAGTGAAAAATGCAAATAAGTTAACAGCTGAAATAGACTTTGAAATAGTGAAAAAAGATGATGATAAACTAGAAAAAGAATTGAAAAAAATGTATCCAAATGCAAAAGTAAAGATTAAGAAAAAAAGAAAGAAATAA